The Thermodesulfobacteriota bacterium sequence GTCATCGTTAACGCGTGGAACCGGAATATTATCCCCTGGTTCCTCCTGATCCCGCAGGGCGTATCCGGGGCGATAAAGAAAAAGGCGGGCTTCAAACCGTTTAACGAGTTGCTCCGGCTCGGCCCGATCAAGCTCGGAGGGGCCGTCCTTACGACGGCGGGCAGGCTGCCATTTAAGGGGATCATACACGTCGCGGGCATTAACATGCTCTGGAGGGCCGGCGAGCGCTCGATCCGAGGCTCGGTCAGGAGCGCGATGGAGATAGTCAACAGCCACGGCTTTCGCTCCGTCGCCTTCCCCGTCATAGGCGCGGGCTCAGGCGGGTTCGGCGAAGAGAAGGCCCTCGATATAATGGTGGACGAGTTCTCCGCCGTAGAGTCCGCCGCGACGGTCGTCATTATCGAGCACGGGAAGAGAGGGGTATAAGGCAGGGCGGGCTCGGTCCGCCGGGCAAGAACCCACCCTCAGCCGAAGAGGTAGAAGTTGAGCGTCCCGCCCGCGCGGGTAAAGAGCCACAGGACCATAAGGACCCTTCCGTAGCGCCTGTGGTTCTTGTTGAAGTGAAGACGCATCCCGCTTTTATTCCCCGAAAGCCGCGCCCATACAAGGACCGTGGCGCCGAAGAGAGGGATTAGCGCAACGGTGCCGTGCACCGCAAGCCAGGGTATGAGGTGAGGGGGCACCTCCAGAGCGGCCTCGCCGGATATCTCGTCGGAGTAGGAGTACCTGAGGAGGTAGAGAGAAATAAAGAGCCAGGCCCCGACGGTCAGGACTATCATGAGCGGGCGGTGGAGCCGTATGTTGCCGGCTGCCGCCGCCCTCCAGGCGACGATAAGGAGCGCGAAGGCAGTTACGCCCCAGACGAGCCCCGCAAGGAAAAATATTTCGGAGTAGGTGCCCACGTCTTTTCCCCGGTGTCGAGTTTACTGCCTGATGTAGCCGAACATCAAAACCCCCACCGCAAGGAACAAGACGTCCGGGAACGAGGCGGCCACTATGGCCGGGAGCATGCCGCTCTGTCCGAGTGCCCTGGAGATCCCGAATACCACCCAGTAGCTGAACCCTATGGCCACGCTTAAGGCCACCCCCGCGGCTATGCCGCCGTGGCGGCCCGTCCGGAGTGCGAACGGCACGGCAACGAGCACCATTATGAAGTTGACGAGCGGGAAGAATAGTTTCCCGTAGAGGTCCACCCTGTACCTTCTCGCGTCGTAGCCCTCGGCCTCTAGCCCGTGGACGTAGCGTCTGAGCTCGGTGAGACTCATCCGTTCGTGGCTCGTCTCCGCGCCGAGTAGTTCTTCGGGCCCCTTCAGTCCCTCAAGGGGGAATCCTTTAGCCGCCTTCTCTTCGGCCCCGGCGCCCCGTCCCCCGGCAGGGAAGCTCCGGAGCGTGGCCTCTTCGGCGATCCACTGGCCCTCTTCGGCTTGCCACGCGGCCTCGCGGGCGAAGACGCGGCTCCGTATGCCCGTCTTCTCGATCCCGTACGCCGTAATGCCGTGGAGGGTTTTTCTCTCCCGGTCGACCTCGCGGATGTTGTAGATGCGGCCTCCCGAGCGGAGCCATAGACCACTCTCGCCGAAGACACCCGTCTCCTCCTCTCCTCGGAGCCATTTGCCCTCTATGGAGTCCACGAGCCGGTTGGTCGTGGGCACTATGGATTCGCTTACGAAAAAGACCAGCACCGTTGCCACCGCCCCGGCGGCGAAGAGCGGCGAGAGGGCCCTTACTATGCCCACGCCCCCGGCCTTTATTGCCATTATCTCGCCGTGTCTGTTAAGGATGCCGAGCGAGAGGAGCACGGCCAGGAGTACCGAAATGGGCGCCACCTGGCAGAGGATAAACGGTATCTTGTAGAGGAAGAACCTTGCCCCCGTGCCGAACGGCACGCCGTGCTCTATAAGGTCGTCCACCTTCTCGACCACGTCGACGAGCATGAAAATAGTGATAAAGGCCAGTGTGGTGAGGGTGAGGAGTTTCAGGAACTCGCCGAGTATGTAGCGCTGGAGGAGCTTCATATCCCGAGCCTCCGGGCTATCACCTTCCAGAGTTTTATGCCCGCCTCTTCGAGTCTCGGCACGACCTCTATTGGCCTGTCGCGCGCGGCCATGTAGAGGACGCAGCCCCCGACCGCGCCGAGCAAGAGGTCCGCCCCCCAGGCGGCAAGCGCGGGGTGCAGGAGCCCGTTATCGCCGAGGCCTTCCAACCCCTTTACGAGCGTGTAGTAGACTATAAGCACCCCGAGCGCCAGGCCGAAGCCCGTTAGCCCGGCCCTCCTGACCCTCTGGATGCCGAGCGGCAGGCCGATAAGCGAGAAGACGAAGACGGAGGCGGGCGTGGCGAACCGCTTGTGAAGCTCCACCATTATCCTGGAGTGGTGCCGCGAGGTATCGTCCTGTTTCTTCGCCCTCTCCATGAGCTCCCATATGTAGAGCTCCCTCGATGACTTGCCCCTCATGGTCGTCTTGCTTCCGCTGAGGTCGAGCGCGAGCGTGTAGGTGGAAAAGTCGGCTATGTGGTAGGTGCCCTTCTCCGGGACGCTCCTGTGGACGGTCCCGTTACGGAGCTGCAGGAAGACCGAGAGCTGCTCCTCGCTCGGCACGAAGACGCCGCTCTCGGCCCAGATGATGTCCGAGCTCTTGTCCCCATCTTCCCCCCCCTCCCCCCCGGCCTCCTGGGAGATGAAGACCCCCCGCATCTCGCCGGTGCCCGGGGGGATGGTGTCCACGTACATGACCACTCCGGGGAACCGGTCGTAAAAAGTCCTCTCCTCCATGCCCGCGCTCGCCCGCGTGCTCGCGGCCTCGAAGATAAGTTTCTTGACGTTATGGTTCCCCCAGGGGAAGAGGTATAGGGTGAGTACGAGTGTCAGCGCGTACGCCAGGACGGCAAGGGCCAGGACCGGTTTTAGTATGTCGAAGAGCCCCAGCCCCGAGGCCTTCATGGCGATTATTTCGTTATCCGAGCTCATGCGCGAGGAGGCTATGAGCACGGCCACGAGGAACGACGCGGGAACGGTATAGACCAGGAGCGGCGGGGTTACGGAGACGAGGAATTTCAGGGCGAACCCGAGCCCCACGCCGTGGCTGACGACGAGTTCGGCAAGTTTCAGGACCTTCGTCAGGAGCGCGGTCGCCGTCAGTATGGCGCAAGAGAGCAGGAACGGCCCGGCAATCTCCTTGAATATGTAGCGACTTATGAGGCTCGGCATGCCCGGTATCATACTATATAATGGGGGGAGGGGTAAAGAGCGATGAGGACTTTAGAAACCGGCCGTCCGTCACGGACTCCGTGACGGACGCCAACTATAAAATTCTCCGTTCATCTCCGGTCACCCCGCCATTTTTCTGCTATAACTCTATCTATGATGAAGGATAGAGCCGACAATGGGGCCCCGATGGAGCAATTATTGCAATTCCCGGCCGTTGAGGTGGCCGATATTCCCCGGACGGCCTGGGACGGCATATTGTGCATGCAAAACGAGAAAAACACCATTGAGAAGCAGATCGTGCTTCCCCTCACTCACCCGGAGATGGCGCAAAAGCATGGAATATCCATGCCGAAAGGGATCCTTTTGTTCGGCCCCCCGGGGACAGGCAAGACCGCCTTTGCAAAGGGGACTTCCGGTAAACTGGGGTGGAAGTTCATGGAGATAAGTCCAAGCGCTCTCGGGAGCGGCTCCAAGAAAGAAGCCTTCGAACTGAAGATTATCTTCGAGAATATAAGACTCCTCGATAGGGTCGTCGTCTTTTTCGACGAATTCGAGGAGTTGACGGTGCGACCCGACCGGGCGACCAAGGAAGAGAGGGCCCTCTCCAATGAGTTTTTGAGACAGCTGCCCAGAATCAGGGGAAAGAAGGATATAGTCCTGATATGCGCGACCAATAATATCCGGATGTTGAATCCGGCCCTCCTGCGCCCGGGGAGGTTCGACCTTATCTTGCCCGTTGGCAGCCTCGACAGAATAAGCAGGAAGACCATTTTTCAGCATAATGCAAAAGACCTTATGACGGAACAGCTGGATTTCGACCTGATCGCCGAAAAGACCGACGGCTTTACACCGGCCGATATCGAGGCTGTCATCGCCCGTGTAAGCCACAGGGCTTTTGGGCTGGAAGTTTCCTCGGGGAAAGAGTTCAGGTCAACGACGGAAGATTTCTTATCCGCGATCAGCGCGCACCATCCGACTATTTCCAGGGAGGATATGGAAGCGTTCAAGGAAGACGCCCTTAAGTATTGCAGGGCCGATTACTGCGGTCTGTTCTGAACGCGTTGAAGTAAGAGGGGGCAGGTCGGCGAATTAAAGGACGGTCCATCAGGGTATGATTATATACTTCGTGATGATGCATTGCCTGCCGTTCCACTCTCCTCCGTA is a genomic window containing:
- a CDS encoding DUF420 domain-containing protein; translated protein: MGTYSEIFFLAGLVWGVTAFALLIVAWRAAAAGNIRLHRPLMIVLTVGAWLFISLYLLRYSYSDEISGEAALEVPPHLIPWLAVHGTVALIPLFGATVLVWARLSGNKSGMRLHFNKNHRRYGRVLMVLWLFTRAGGTLNFYLFG
- a CDS encoding macro domain-containing protein, which codes for MVNAWNRNIIPWFLLIPQGVSGAIKKKAGFKPFNELLRLGPIKLGGAVLTTAGRLPFKGIIHVAGINMLWRAGERSIRGSVRSAMEIVNSHGFRSVAFPVIGAGSGGFGEEKALDIMVDEFSAVESAATVVIIEHGKRGV
- a CDS encoding ATP-binding protein, with protein sequence MMKDRADNGAPMEQLLQFPAVEVADIPRTAWDGILCMQNEKNTIEKQIVLPLTHPEMAQKHGISMPKGILLFGPPGTGKTAFAKGTSGKLGWKFMEISPSALGSGSKKEAFELKIIFENIRLLDRVVVFFDEFEELTVRPDRATKEERALSNEFLRQLPRIRGKKDIVLICATNNIRMLNPALLRPGRFDLILPVGSLDRISRKTIFQHNAKDLMTEQLDFDLIAEKTDGFTPADIEAVIARVSHRAFGLEVSSGKEFRSTTEDFLSAISAHHPTISREDMEAFKEDALKYCRADYCGLF
- the lptG gene encoding LPS export ABC transporter permease LptG gives rise to the protein MKLLQRYILGEFLKLLTLTTLAFITIFMLVDVVEKVDDLIEHGVPFGTGARFFLYKIPFILCQVAPISVLLAVLLSLGILNRHGEIMAIKAGGVGIVRALSPLFAAGAVATVLVFFVSESIVPTTNRLVDSIEGKWLRGEEETGVFGESGLWLRSGGRIYNIREVDRERKTLHGITAYGIEKTGIRSRVFAREAAWQAEEGQWIAEEATLRSFPAGGRGAGAEEKAAKGFPLEGLKGPEELLGAETSHERMSLTELRRYVHGLEAEGYDARRYRVDLYGKLFFPLVNFIMVLVAVPFALRTGRHGGIAAGVALSVAIGFSYWVVFGISRALGQSGMLPAIVAASFPDVLFLAVGVLMFGYIRQ
- the lptF gene encoding LPS export ABC transporter permease LptF, with the translated sequence MPSLISRYIFKEIAGPFLLSCAILTATALLTKVLKLAELVVSHGVGLGFALKFLVSVTPPLLVYTVPASFLVAVLIASSRMSSDNEIIAMKASGLGLFDILKPVLALAVLAYALTLVLTLYLFPWGNHNVKKLIFEAASTRASAGMEERTFYDRFPGVVMYVDTIPPGTGEMRGVFISQEAGGEGGEDGDKSSDIIWAESGVFVPSEEQLSVFLQLRNGTVHRSVPEKGTYHIADFSTYTLALDLSGSKTTMRGKSSRELYIWELMERAKKQDDTSRHHSRIMVELHKRFATPASVFVFSLIGLPLGIQRVRRAGLTGFGLALGVLIVYYTLVKGLEGLGDNGLLHPALAAWGADLLLGAVGGCVLYMAARDRPIEVVPRLEEAGIKLWKVIARRLGI